In Pseudobythopirellula maris, a single window of DNA contains:
- the thrS gene encoding threonine--tRNA ligase: protein MLTVKLPDGNQKTFDQPVTCLEIAEAIGPGLAKAAIAAEVDGVARDLSHQLAAEGEAAVRFLTKRDDEALAIMRHSCAHVMAQAVMRLHPGVQLAFGPTTGAGFYYDMRLKEPISEDDFPKIEAEMARIVKENLAFERLEKPKADAIALCEELEQQFKVEHLGTGLGDEEEVSFYRQGEFIDLCRGVHVPTTASIGKGFKLLSIAGAYWKGDAKREQLQRLYATAFFDKKELKAHLAQIEEAKKRDHRTLGRQHELFAIDQKVGSGLILWLPKGAVIRQTLEDYLKVELRRRGYEAVYTPNVGRVELYETSGHFPYYRESQFPVLCEHEAGQLIDALVDRLREGGEASLTDQEEAQLIAAAKTLGFDGDYDPAASAEERAAALDHWAHQHERYLLKPMNCPHHIMIYQSKPRSYRELPVRLAEFGTVYRYEQSGELSGMTRVRGFCQDDAHIFCTPDQVADEFRACLEMTQGVLQSLGMDNYRVRLGFRDPDGTKYVGGAEVWDKAEAELKAVCDSMDLPDVSIEPGEAAFYGPKADFVVTDCIGREWQLGTVQLDYNLPSESRFALEYTGRDNQPHRPVMIHRAPLGSMERFIGVLIEHFAAAFPLWLAPEQVRVLTVSEKSEEYGREVLARLKAEGLRAEGDFKGSKLGAKIREGQLELIPYMLVVGEKDRDEGTVTVRDRIEGDLGASPLDEAIAKLQAEIADKTVRQVAEGATVDLGGKAEANEY, encoded by the coding sequence ATGCTCACGGTGAAGCTCCCTGATGGGAATCAGAAAACATTCGACCAGCCCGTCACCTGCCTGGAGATCGCCGAGGCGATCGGCCCCGGGCTGGCCAAGGCGGCCATCGCGGCCGAAGTCGACGGCGTGGCCCGCGACTTGAGCCACCAGCTCGCCGCCGAGGGCGAGGCGGCGGTCCGCTTCCTGACAAAGCGTGACGACGAGGCGCTCGCGATCATGCGCCACAGCTGCGCCCACGTGATGGCCCAGGCCGTGATGCGGCTGCACCCCGGCGTTCAGCTGGCGTTCGGCCCGACCACCGGCGCCGGGTTTTATTACGACATGCGGCTGAAGGAGCCGATCTCCGAAGACGACTTCCCCAAGATCGAGGCCGAGATGGCCCGCATCGTCAAAGAGAACCTCGCCTTCGAGCGGCTCGAGAAGCCCAAGGCCGACGCGATCGCCCTCTGCGAGGAGCTCGAGCAGCAGTTCAAGGTGGAGCACCTCGGCACGGGCCTCGGCGACGAGGAAGAGGTCTCTTTCTACCGCCAGGGCGAGTTCATCGACCTCTGCCGCGGCGTGCATGTACCGACCACCGCTTCGATCGGCAAAGGTTTCAAGCTGCTCTCGATCGCCGGCGCCTACTGGAAGGGCGACGCGAAGCGCGAGCAGCTGCAGCGGCTCTACGCCACGGCGTTCTTCGACAAGAAGGAGCTCAAGGCGCACCTCGCCCAGATCGAAGAGGCCAAGAAGCGCGACCACCGCACGCTCGGCCGCCAACACGAGCTGTTCGCCATCGACCAGAAGGTCGGCTCGGGGCTGATCCTGTGGCTGCCCAAGGGCGCCGTGATCCGGCAGACCTTGGAGGACTACCTGAAGGTCGAACTCCGCCGCCGCGGCTACGAGGCGGTTTACACGCCCAACGTTGGCCGCGTGGAGTTGTACGAGACCTCGGGCCACTTCCCCTACTACCGCGAGTCGCAGTTCCCGGTGCTTTGCGAGCACGAGGCGGGGCAGCTCATCGACGCGTTGGTCGATCGCCTGCGCGAGGGGGGAGAGGCGTCGCTCACCGACCAGGAAGAGGCGCAGCTCATCGCCGCCGCCAAGACGCTCGGCTTCGACGGCGACTACGACCCCGCGGCCAGCGCCGAAGAGCGCGCCGCGGCGCTCGACCATTGGGCCCATCAGCACGAGCGCTACCTGCTCAAGCCGATGAACTGCCCGCACCACATCATGATCTACCAGTCGAAGCCGCGCAGCTACCGCGAGCTGCCGGTCCGGCTGGCCGAGTTCGGCACCGTCTACCGCTACGAGCAGTCGGGCGAGCTGAGCGGCATGACCCGCGTGCGCGGCTTCTGCCAGGACGACGCCCACATCTTCTGCACCCCCGACCAGGTGGCCGACGAGTTCCGCGCTTGCCTCGAGATGACCCAGGGCGTGCTCCAGTCGCTCGGCATGGACAACTACCGCGTGCGGCTCGGCTTCCGCGACCCGGACGGCACAAAGTACGTCGGCGGCGCCGAGGTGTGGGACAAGGCCGAGGCCGAGCTCAAAGCGGTGTGCGACTCGATGGACCTGCCCGACGTGTCGATCGAGCCGGGCGAGGCGGCGTTCTACGGGCCGAAGGCCGACTTCGTTGTCACGGACTGCATCGGCCGCGAGTGGCAGCTCGGCACGGTGCAGCTCGACTACAACCTGCCCAGTGAATCACGCTTCGCGCTGGAATACACCGGCCGCGACAACCAGCCGCACCGGCCGGTGATGATCCACCGGGCGCCGCTCGGCTCGATGGAGCGTTTTATCGGCGTGCTGATCGAGCACTTCGCCGCGGCCTTCCCGCTGTGGCTGGCGCCGGAGCAGGTGCGTGTGCTCACCGTCAGCGAGAAGTCCGAAGAGTACGGCCGCGAGGTGCTCGCTCGCCTCAAGGCCGAGGGCCTGCGGGCGGAGGGCGACTTCAAGGGCTCGAAGCTCGGCGCCAAGATCCGCGAGGGCCAGCTCGAACTGATCCCCTACATGCTCGTGGTCGGCGAGAAGGACCGCGACGAGGGCACCGTCACGGTGCGCGACCGCATCGAGGGCGACCTCGGCGCGAGCCCCTTGGACGAGGCGATCGCCAAGCTCCAAGCGGAGATCGCCGACAAGACGGTCCGCCAGGTGGCCGAGGGCGCTACGGTCGACCTGGGCGGCAAGGCCGAGGCGAACGAGTACTGA
- a CDS encoding CBS domain-containing protein has protein sequence MQSITARDFMVKKLVTLRPEMDVFQAIDLLLKNRISGAPVCGDRGQYLGIFSEHCSMHVLLDAAYEQLPATNVGSFMDADAETIKPDTQLLSVAQVFLLTNRRRLPVVDEQGQLLGQVSRRDVLAAAMKGIKSQPVRTPSLLYLSALIERNNSPIS, from the coding sequence ATGCAGTCGATCACAGCGCGCGATTTCATGGTCAAGAAGCTCGTGACCCTTCGTCCCGAGATGGATGTCTTCCAAGCGATTGATCTGCTCCTGAAGAACCGCATCTCCGGCGCCCCGGTGTGTGGCGATCGCGGCCAGTACCTCGGCATCTTCTCCGAGCACTGCAGCATGCACGTGCTCTTGGACGCGGCGTACGAGCAGCTGCCGGCGACCAATGTCGGCTCGTTCATGGACGCCGACGCCGAGACCATCAAGCCTGACACGCAGCTGCTCTCGGTGGCTCAGGTCTTTCTGCTCACCAACCGGCGGCGTCTGCCGGTGGTCGACGAGCAGGGTCAGCTCCTCGGCCAGGTCAGCCGCCGCGACGTGCTCGCCGCCGCGATGAAGGGCATCAAGAGCCAGCCGGTCCGCACCCCTTCGCTGCTGTACCTCAGCGCATTGATCGAACGCAACAACTCGCCCATCAGCTGA
- a CDS encoding aminopeptidase: MTDPRIQRLAEVLLDHSCELKAGEHVLIEGFDLDDPSLICALVEGAAERGALPVAELKSMRVQRSVFRSATEASMKLCGDIELARMQQMQAYIGVRGAANSSELADVPHDRMDLYQEHWLRKVNDHRVPKTKWVVLRWPNDAFAQAASMSTEAFEDFYFDVCTADYAAMREAQKPLVARMEATDRVRLVAPGTDLEFSIKDIPVIPCSGERNIPDGEVFTAPVRDSINGVIQYNTSSRYQGAVFSDIRFTFKDGKIVEATSNDTPRLNAILDSDEGARYCGEWAVGVNNRVRHPMLDTLFDEKIGGSFHLTPGQAYEEADNGNRSRIHWDLVLIQREDYGGGEMWFDGELIRKDGRFLPDDLQGLNEGL; this comes from the coding sequence ATGACCGACCCCCGCATCCAACGCCTCGCCGAGGTGCTTCTCGACCACAGTTGCGAACTGAAGGCCGGCGAGCACGTGCTGATCGAGGGCTTCGACCTCGACGACCCGAGCCTCATCTGCGCCCTGGTCGAGGGCGCCGCCGAGCGGGGCGCCCTGCCGGTGGCTGAGCTCAAGTCGATGCGCGTGCAGCGCTCCGTATTCCGCTCCGCCACCGAGGCGAGCATGAAGCTCTGCGGCGACATCGAGCTGGCACGCATGCAGCAGATGCAGGCCTACATCGGCGTGCGCGGCGCCGCCAACAGCAGCGAGCTGGCCGACGTGCCCCACGACCGCATGGACCTGTACCAAGAGCACTGGCTGCGCAAGGTGAACGACCACCGCGTGCCGAAGACCAAATGGGTCGTGCTGCGTTGGCCGAACGACGCGTTCGCCCAGGCGGCGTCGATGAGCACCGAGGCGTTCGAGGATTTTTACTTCGACGTCTGCACGGCCGACTACGCCGCGATGCGCGAGGCGCAGAAGCCGCTCGTGGCCCGCATGGAGGCGACCGATCGGGTGCGGCTCGTCGCCCCGGGTACCGACCTGGAGTTCTCGATCAAAGACATCCCCGTGATCCCGTGCAGCGGCGAACGCAACATCCCCGACGGCGAGGTCTTCACCGCCCCGGTGCGTGACAGCATCAACGGCGTGATCCAGTACAACACCTCCAGCCGCTACCAGGGCGCCGTCTTCAGCGACATTCGCTTCACGTTCAAGGACGGCAAGATCGTCGAGGCGACCTCGAACGACACGCCGCGCCTCAACGCGATCTTGGACTCGGACGAGGGCGCTCGGTACTGCGGCGAGTGGGCCGTGGGCGTCAACAACCGTGTGCGTCACCCGATGCTCGACACGCTGTTCGACGAGAAGATCGGCGGCAGCTTCCACCTCACGCCCGGCCAAGCGTACGAGGAGGCCGACAACGGCAACCGCAGCCGCATCCATTGGGACCTCGTGCTGATCCAGCGCGAGGATTACGGCGGCGGCGAGATGTGGTTCGATGGCGAACTCATCCGCAAGGACGGCCGCTTCTTGCCGGACGACTTGCAAGGCCTGAACGAAGGGCTTTGA
- a CDS encoding TlpA family protein disulfide reductase, producing the protein MATVLTPLDPAIGQEPQTRLFDPAAAAIAPPPDTPLPRYRFEVGDELVYVKSPIISLLEGVEPSLNTSENRVYVASQNADGSSRLLIRQIIRFRSPADEEGEPPRVRFENDFLGYCDMRSDGSFALNHTLGGNTAYRTRPDVIFPPLPKTRERFANGWAVELAIEGHRYSGRVTGIDGDRVAMTGPVEYPLDANYETERTHQVVFDAERGLAVEIASDAVGRQNRYASHTQWRYELVCVERRSPEWLKEFSQEADRYFEADRLFWDAITQVNRIDSREEFEGLSRSVTEPLEALLRDADTPEMRELTTARLALWKREKEFLIDDVEERQAILALPPANWETTDFQGAAHSRSDYAGRVVLLDFWNRGCSHCILAMPKIEELHRRYADRGVVVLGVNQDVHDEDARFVIDSQKIPYPTLRNNRTDGEGQTISAEFKIHSFPMFLLLDQSGRVAALVSGNHDNLVEVLAEKIERLLENPPSE; encoded by the coding sequence ATGGCGACGGTGCTAACGCCCCTCGATCCCGCGATCGGCCAGGAGCCCCAGACGAGGCTATTCGACCCCGCGGCGGCCGCCATTGCTCCGCCCCCCGACACGCCGCTGCCGCGATACCGTTTCGAGGTGGGCGACGAGCTGGTCTACGTGAAGAGCCCCATCATCAGCCTGCTCGAGGGCGTCGAACCGAGCCTCAATACGTCTGAGAACCGCGTCTACGTGGCCTCTCAAAACGCGGACGGGAGCAGCCGGTTGCTGATCCGTCAGATTATTCGGTTCCGATCCCCGGCCGACGAGGAGGGCGAGCCGCCGCGGGTTCGGTTTGAGAACGACTTCCTCGGCTACTGCGACATGCGGTCCGACGGCTCGTTCGCGCTGAACCATACCCTGGGGGGGAATACTGCGTACAGAACACGTCCCGACGTGATCTTCCCGCCCTTGCCGAAGACTCGTGAGCGGTTCGCCAACGGCTGGGCGGTCGAGTTGGCGATCGAGGGCCACCGTTACAGCGGGCGCGTCACCGGTATCGACGGCGACCGGGTCGCGATGACAGGTCCCGTCGAGTATCCGCTCGACGCCAACTACGAGACCGAGCGCACCCATCAAGTTGTGTTCGACGCCGAGCGGGGGCTGGCGGTCGAGATCGCCTCCGACGCCGTGGGGCGCCAGAATCGTTATGCCTCGCACACCCAATGGCGGTACGAGTTGGTCTGCGTGGAACGCCGCTCGCCGGAGTGGCTGAAGGAGTTCAGCCAAGAGGCGGATCGTTACTTCGAAGCCGATCGTTTGTTTTGGGACGCGATTACCCAAGTCAACCGGATCGACTCGCGCGAAGAATTCGAGGGACTCAGCCGCTCCGTGACCGAACCGCTCGAAGCCCTCTTGCGTGACGCGGATACCCCCGAGATGCGTGAGCTGACCACGGCCCGCTTGGCGCTCTGGAAACGGGAGAAAGAATTCTTGATCGACGACGTCGAAGAACGCCAAGCGATCCTCGCGTTGCCTCCCGCCAATTGGGAGACCACCGACTTTCAGGGCGCTGCACACAGCCGGTCGGACTACGCCGGCCGCGTCGTGCTGCTCGATTTCTGGAACCGCGGTTGCAGCCACTGTATTCTGGCGATGCCGAAAATCGAAGAGCTCCACCGCCGATATGCGGACCGCGGTGTCGTCGTTTTGGGCGTCAACCAAGACGTCCACGACGAGGACGCCCGGTTTGTGATCGATTCGCAGAAGATCCCTTATCCTACGCTGCGCAATAACCGGACCGACGGCGAGGGCCAAACGATTTCGGCCGAGTTCAAGATCCACTCTTTTCCCATGTTTCTGCTGCTCGATCAATCGGGAAGGGTCGCCGCGCTGGTCTCAGGAAATCACGATAACCTCGTCGAGGTGCTGGCAGAGAAAATCGAGCGCTTGCTCGAAAATCCCCCCAGCGAGTAG
- a CDS encoding acyl-CoA dehydrogenase family protein yields the protein MSTDSAHDPDAASPADEGVSFAETALKLGGKSDDEARRTGVIDTADDQVEALFAPQYQTVRSPAHRAVWDRGVPVDEFRTPKTETPPEVRKVMDASLAIVRRHKAAGTLFDGEGKVSDEVFGELGVAGYWGLLVDREYGGAGAPFSSFAAFLGEMATIDGTVAGLASIHGCIGAVDPVNAFGDTAQKQKFLPGLASGERLSAFALTEPCAGSDLTALRTTAVLDGDDYVVNGEKLFISNITPGRTIGLVCLVEGKPSVLIAELPAEENEHFQLKKYGLYALSHLHNRGIVFNNFRVPKESLLRPARGDGLTIAYHGLNLGRVSLCANAAGTMRQLLAGMLPWGEFRVTYSEPIAHRELVQRRIGEMAGLIVGADALVGWCAGLLDRGYRGEMECIIAKIYGSEALKHASIELYMKTHGGRSFLHGHTFGDNVHDYLAPCIYEGEGEMLGMAFFKSLVKDHGKTYFEPIGKALAAAGIKKPNPMNPAHAMVLSRVAAPYLKWQIARRLVWNAAPELPKMPDALRRHANYACDHLQDMALEISGVMQKFQLSLADRQCKMSELSTRCQDLITMLAVTTHAAAQPDERVRTAAEVLCSGLKRRLTGKRPSNRYFKQVTALGAEIAEAAAAGEAPFPGLEQIDPAPILMKY from the coding sequence ATGTCGACCGATTCAGCACACGACCCAGACGCCGCCTCTCCCGCTGACGAGGGCGTTTCGTTCGCCGAGACGGCGCTCAAGCTCGGCGGCAAGAGCGACGACGAGGCGCGTCGCACCGGGGTGATCGACACGGCCGACGACCAGGTCGAGGCGCTCTTCGCGCCGCAGTACCAGACCGTGCGCAGCCCGGCGCACCGGGCGGTGTGGGACCGCGGCGTGCCGGTCGACGAGTTCCGCACGCCCAAGACCGAGACGCCCCCCGAGGTGCGCAAGGTGATGGACGCCTCGCTGGCGATCGTGCGCCGCCACAAGGCGGCCGGCACGCTGTTCGACGGCGAGGGCAAGGTCTCGGACGAGGTATTTGGCGAACTCGGCGTGGCGGGCTACTGGGGCTTGCTTGTGGATCGCGAGTACGGCGGCGCCGGGGCGCCCTTCTCCAGCTTTGCCGCCTTCCTGGGCGAGATGGCCACGATCGACGGCACGGTGGCGGGGCTCGCCTCGATCCACGGCTGCATCGGCGCGGTCGATCCGGTGAACGCCTTCGGCGACACGGCCCAAAAACAGAAGTTCTTGCCCGGGCTGGCGAGCGGCGAGCGCTTGAGCGCCTTCGCGCTCACCGAGCCGTGCGCGGGAAGCGACCTCACCGCGCTGCGCACCACCGCGGTGCTCGACGGCGACGACTATGTGGTGAATGGCGAGAAGCTGTTCATCTCGAACATCACGCCTGGGCGCACGATCGGGCTGGTCTGCTTGGTCGAGGGCAAGCCGTCGGTCTTGATCGCCGAGCTGCCGGCCGAGGAGAACGAGCACTTCCAACTCAAAAAGTACGGCCTGTACGCGCTGTCGCACCTGCACAACCGCGGCATCGTCTTCAACAACTTCCGCGTCCCGAAGGAAAGCCTGCTGCGGCCGGCGCGCGGCGACGGGCTGACGATCGCCTACCACGGCCTGAATCTTGGCCGCGTGTCGCTGTGCGCCAACGCCGCCGGCACGATGCGTCAGCTGCTCGCCGGCATGCTGCCGTGGGGCGAGTTCCGGGTGACCTACAGCGAGCCGATCGCCCACCGCGAGCTGGTGCAGCGCCGCATCGGTGAGATGGCGGGGCTGATCGTTGGGGCCGACGCCTTGGTCGGCTGGTGCGCTGGGCTGCTCGACCGTGGCTACCGCGGCGAGATGGAGTGCATCATCGCCAAGATCTACGGCTCCGAGGCGCTCAAGCACGCGTCGATCGAGCTGTACATGAAAACGCACGGCGGGCGGTCGTTCTTGCACGGCCACACGTTCGGCGACAACGTGCACGATTACCTGGCCCCCTGTATCTATGAGGGCGAGGGGGAGATGCTCGGCATGGCGTTCTTCAAGTCGCTGGTCAAAGACCACGGCAAGACGTACTTCGAGCCGATCGGCAAGGCGCTCGCCGCGGCGGGGATCAAGAAGCCGAACCCGATGAACCCGGCGCACGCCATGGTGCTCTCGCGTGTGGCGGCGCCTTACCTGAAGTGGCAGATCGCCCGGCGGCTGGTTTGGAACGCGGCGCCGGAGCTCCCCAAGATGCCCGACGCCCTCAGGCGCCACGCCAACTACGCCTGCGACCACCTGCAAGACATGGCGCTGGAGATCAGCGGCGTGATGCAGAAGTTCCAGCTGTCGCTGGCCGACCGTCAGTGCAAGATGTCGGAGCTGAGCACGCGCTGCCAGGACTTGATCACGATGCTCGCGGTCACGACCCACGCCGCCGCGCAGCCGGACGAGCGGGTCCGCACGGCGGCCGAGGTGCTCTGCTCTGGGCTCAAGCGGCGGCTCACAGGCAAGCGGCCCTCGAACCGTTACTTCAAGCAGGTGACGGCCCTGGGGGCCGAGATCGCCGAGGCCGCCGCCGCAGGCGAGGCGCCCTTCCCGGGCTTGGAGCAGATCGACCCGGCGCCGATCTTGATGAAGTATTAG
- a CDS encoding amidohydrolase has translation MAWSHWWGASLSLACALLAPASAASETRDPESLLITGGRVWTADPDRPWAEALLTVGDKIAFVGDLDEAQPRAPAGARVVDATGGLVTPGWFDSHIHLLSGGMSLSQVQLRDAATKEEFVRRLRNVAAGRTPGQWIQGGDWDHTLWGGDLPTRDWIDAVTPDNPVWIGRLDGHMALANTAAFKAAGFDESAVAPPGGAIERDERGRPTGLLRDNAMALVGHAAPPASDTERLEALDAATDYLFARGVTSVYHVGSLNDLRLLRAAHTAGRLRLRVHAATQLSQWRRLAEEIERHGAGDEWLRAGALKGFVDGSLGSHTAAFLEPYDDKPTDRGLLVNSPQDLDAWTRGADAAGLQVAVHAIGDRAIRLQLDVFERVARANGPRDRRFRIEHAQHIAAEDLPRFAELGVIASMQPYHCIDDGRWALPLIGATRCETTYAFRGLIDAGARVALGSDWPVAPPTPLEGVYAAVTRRTLDDKNPGGWFPAQKISVGEALRGYTTEAAYAEFAEQEKGALKPGLLADVVIVDRDLFTAPQETIADARVRCTVVGGRVVYESPAAASGP, from the coding sequence ATGGCTTGGTCACACTGGTGGGGCGCGTCTCTCTCTCTGGCATGCGCCCTGCTGGCGCCGGCTTCCGCCGCTTCCGAGACGCGGGACCCGGAGTCGCTGCTCATCACCGGCGGCCGGGTCTGGACCGCCGACCCCGACCGGCCCTGGGCCGAAGCGCTGCTGACGGTCGGCGACAAGATCGCCTTCGTCGGCGACCTTGATGAGGCGCAGCCGCGGGCGCCTGCTGGGGCGCGCGTTGTCGACGCCACTGGCGGGCTGGTGACGCCGGGGTGGTTCGACTCGCACATCCACCTCCTCTCCGGCGGGATGAGCCTGTCGCAAGTGCAGCTGCGCGACGCCGCGACCAAAGAAGAGTTCGTCCGCCGGCTGCGCAACGTCGCCGCTGGTAGAACTCCGGGGCAGTGGATCCAAGGCGGCGATTGGGACCACACCTTGTGGGGCGGCGACCTCCCCACGCGTGACTGGATCGACGCCGTCACGCCCGACAACCCGGTATGGATCGGCCGGCTCGACGGGCACATGGCGTTGGCCAATACGGCGGCGTTCAAGGCGGCCGGCTTCGACGAGTCGGCCGTCGCGCCCCCGGGGGGCGCGATCGAACGCGACGAGCGCGGCCGCCCGACAGGCTTGCTGCGCGACAACGCGATGGCGCTCGTCGGCCACGCGGCGCCGCCCGCTTCGGACACCGAGCGTCTCGAAGCGCTCGACGCCGCAACCGACTACCTGTTCGCCCGGGGCGTCACATCCGTTTACCACGTCGGTTCGCTGAACGACCTCCGGTTATTGCGCGCGGCGCACACGGCCGGCCGGCTGCGGCTGCGTGTGCACGCCGCCACCCAGCTCTCGCAGTGGCGTCGGCTGGCGGAGGAGATCGAGCGTCACGGGGCCGGCGACGAGTGGCTTCGGGCCGGGGCGCTGAAGGGCTTCGTCGACGGGTCGCTCGGCTCGCACACGGCGGCTTTCCTCGAGCCTTACGACGACAAGCCGACCGACCGAGGCCTGCTGGTCAATTCGCCGCAGGACCTCGACGCCTGGACCCGTGGCGCCGATGCGGCGGGGCTGCAGGTGGCGGTCCACGCGATCGGCGACCGGGCGATCCGCTTGCAACTCGACGTTTTCGAGCGCGTGGCGAGGGCGAACGGTCCCCGCGACCGCCGCTTCCGCATCGAGCACGCCCAGCATATCGCCGCGGAGGACTTGCCGCGATTCGCCGAACTGGGCGTCATCGCCAGCATGCAGCCCTACCACTGCATCGACGACGGCCGCTGGGCCCTGCCGCTGATCGGCGCGACGCGTTGCGAAACCACGTACGCGTTCCGCGGTTTGATCGACGCTGGCGCGCGAGTGGCGCTCGGGAGCGACTGGCCCGTCGCGCCGCCCACGCCGCTCGAGGGGGTTTATGCCGCCGTCACCCGCCGGACGCTCGACGACAAGAACCCCGGCGGCTGGTTCCCCGCGCAGAAGATCTCTGTCGGCGAGGCGCTGCGAGGCTACACCACCGAAGCGGCGTACGCCGAGTTCGCCGAGCAGGAGAAAGGCGCCCTGAAGCCGGGGCTGCTGGCCGACGTGGTGATCGTCGACCGCGACCTGTTCACGGCCCCACAAGAAACCATCGCCGACGCACGGGTCCGCTGCACGGTGGTTGGCGGCCGTGTGGTTTATGAATCGCCGGCGGCCGCGTCAGGGCCCTGA
- a CDS encoding universal stress protein produces MIGRILLGIGGTDCAESSIHTAVDLARRHDAELTGVTLLGVKQLMNVGPVPIGAGGFAADLREHRLQEARERAEEGVEQFADACQEAKVRFSVLREERDEAFNYLVSQSRYHDLVVLGLHGAFELGMPGEPHYDPSVVLMKLITGGVRPLLAVGPEVRDYHRAMIAYSGSVASAKTMKRFVQMRPWGDMRVRIVAFGHDAERRRSHLQHAAEYCRANGLEPETHHHDGPAKGGLLEAADDWGADLIVMGNSARNLLVRRVLGDTMLDTVQRSPLPLFLGQ; encoded by the coding sequence ATGATCGGTCGCATCTTATTGGGGATCGGCGGGACCGATTGCGCCGAGTCCTCGATTCACACGGCGGTTGACCTCGCCCGCCGCCACGACGCCGAGCTTACCGGCGTCACCTTGTTGGGCGTGAAGCAGTTGATGAATGTCGGCCCCGTTCCGATCGGCGCCGGCGGATTTGCCGCCGACCTGCGCGAGCACCGCTTGCAGGAGGCCCGCGAGCGGGCCGAGGAGGGTGTCGAGCAGTTTGCCGATGCGTGCCAGGAGGCGAAGGTCCGCTTCTCGGTGCTGCGTGAAGAGCGTGACGAGGCGTTCAACTACCTCGTCTCGCAGTCGCGCTACCACGACCTCGTGGTGCTGGGACTGCACGGGGCGTTCGAGCTCGGCATGCCGGGCGAGCCTCATTACGACCCGAGCGTGGTGCTGATGAAGCTCATCACCGGGGGCGTGCGTCCCTTGCTAGCCGTGGGCCCCGAGGTCCGCGACTACCACCGGGCGATGATCGCCTACAGCGGGTCGGTCGCTTCGGCCAAGACGATGAAGCGGTTCGTGCAGATGCGCCCGTGGGGCGACATGCGGGTGCGGATCGTCGCCTTTGGCCACGACGCCGAGCGGCGCCGGAGCCACCTGCAGCACGCGGCCGAGTACTGCCGCGCGAACGGCTTGGAGCCGGAGACGCACCACCACGACGGACCGGCCAAGGGTGGGTTGCTCGAGGCGGCGGACGACTGGGGCGCCGACCTGATCGTCATGGGCAACAGCGCCCGCAACCTGCTGGTGCGTCGCGTGCTGGGCGACACGATGCTCGACACGGTGCAGCGATCGCCGCTGCCGCTGTTCCTGGGGCAGTGA
- a CDS encoding matrixin family metalloprotease, producing MRFPFLLLAGVALSIGALTWGVRHSAPECCPTNCAQREAPIACSEAAHGACVARLDGGGYSCTMYAPGYVPPRSHNNTFVVQNPEWKWPQVAPGTPITLTYSYSNLLDGEFSDSMSESQIRAAVEEALGLWAEQTVVTFQEVDDRGPPVRQFDRSYFAWRRPNLRFGHHPIDTPGATLAHAYFPYSARDGLAGDLHFDSADSWVLGDDPSGFDFLEVCVHEIGHALGLGHEPSPPGGVQAVMNPFYAGRYNGLGSAFLLPDDVDGIRTIYGEDILLQAIFGAPADDVLAAAEVFGYRPSPRALRPLSGVVRGR from the coding sequence ATGCGTTTCCCCTTCCTCCTATTGGCCGGCGTGGCGCTATCAATCGGGGCTTTGACATGGGGCGTGCGTCACTCCGCGCCAGAGTGTTGCCCAACTAACTGCGCGCAGCGCGAGGCGCCGATAGCGTGCTCCGAGGCGGCGCACGGCGCGTGCGTTGCGAGGCTCGATGGCGGGGGCTACTCCTGCACGATGTACGCCCCCGGCTACGTCCCGCCCCGCAGCCACAACAACACCTTCGTTGTGCAGAACCCCGAATGGAAATGGCCGCAAGTCGCGCCCGGGACGCCGATCACGCTCACCTACAGCTACAGCAACTTGCTCGACGGTGAGTTCTCCGACTCGATGTCCGAATCGCAGATCCGCGCGGCGGTCGAGGAGGCCTTGGGGCTGTGGGCCGAGCAAACGGTGGTGACTTTCCAAGAAGTCGACGACCGAGGGCCGCCCGTGCGGCAATTCGACCGGTCGTACTTCGCCTGGAGGCGGCCGAACCTGAGGTTTGGGCACCACCCGATCGACACGCCCGGCGCCACGCTAGCCCACGCCTACTTCCCCTACTCAGCACGCGACGGCCTGGCGGGCGACCTGCACTTCGACTCGGCCGACAGCTGGGTGCTCGGCGACGACCCCAGCGGTTTCGACTTTCTCGAGGTCTGCGTGCACGAGATCGGCCACGCGCTCGGCCTGGGGCACGAGCCCTCGCCCCCCGGCGGCGTCCAGGCGGTGATGAACCCCTTCTACGCGGGCCGCTACAACGGGCTCGGCAGCGCGTTCCTGCTGCCAGACGACGTCGACGGCATCCGCACAATCTACGGCGAAGACATCCTGCTGCAAGCGATCTTCGGCGCCCCGGCCGACGACGTGCTGGCGGCAGCCGAGGTGTTCGGCTACCGGCCGAGCCCCCGCGCGTTGCGGCCGCTCAGCGGCGTGGTGCGTGGGCGCTGA